In Lonchura striata isolate bLonStr1 chromosome 2, bLonStr1.mat, whole genome shotgun sequence, a single genomic region encodes these proteins:
- the VTCN1 gene encoding V-set domain-containing T-cell activation inhibitor 1: MTTVIVILAAVIVLIIGFGVSGKHSISVTALTSPGNIGQRSILGCSFEPDIRMDSIAIQWAKEGVAGLVHEFKAGKDHLQEQDPSFQGRTAVFADQVIGGNASLELRDVQLSDAGTYQCSVTTARGSGAAVLQYRTGAFSIPVVQVEKSTRGDTLQCEAPRWFPRPAMRWTAYGDTGEHLPHAANTSYELNPENTTVKVVSLLHNITANATYICVVENSIAKAMVNIRVTDFSTTKVTNLQLVHLNAESVSSSFPACHWMLLLPLYLLSI; the protein is encoded by the exons ATGACTACAGTCATTGTCATCCTGGCTGCAGTGATCGTTCTGATCATTGGTTTTGGTGTCTCAG GAAAGCACTCCATCAGTGTGACGGCGCTGACGTCTCCAGGGAACATTGGCCAGCGCAGCATCCTGGGCTGCTCTTTCGAGCCCGACATCCGGATGGACAGCATAGCAATCCAGTGGGCCAAGGAGGGGGTAGCTGGGCTGGTTCATGAGTTTAAGGCTGGGAAGGACCACCTGCAAGAGCAAGATCCGTCATTCCAGGGCCGCACAGCCGTGTTTGCGGACCAGGTGATTGGCGGGAATGCTTCCCTGGAGCTGAGGGATGTGCAGCTCTCTGATGCTGGCACCTACCAGTGCTCTGTCACCACAGCCAGAGGGAgtggagcagcagtgctgcagtaCAGGACAGGAG CCTTCAGCATCCCCGTGGTGCAGGTGGAGAAGAGCACCCGTGGGGACACGCTGCAGTGCGAAGCCCCACGCTGGTTCCCTCGCCCTGCCATGCGCTGGACAGCCTACGGTGACACTGGGGAGCACCTGCCCCATGCTGCCAACACCAGCTACGAGCTGAACCCCGAAAACACCACTGTGAAGGTGGTTTCCCTCCTGCACAACATCACTGCCAATGCCACCTACATCTGCGTGGTTGAAAACAGCATTGCCAAGGCTATGGTCAATATCAGAGTGACAG ATTTCAGCACTACAAAGGTGACCAACTTGCAGCTGGTGCACCTTAATGCAGAGTCAGTGTCATCCTCCTTTCCAGCCTGTCACTGGATGCTTCTGCTTCCCTTGTACCTGCTGTCAATATAA